The following is a genomic window from Panulirus ornatus isolate Po-2019 chromosome 16, ASM3632096v1, whole genome shotgun sequence.
ATCTGTTCCTTCTAGAAGTGTTTTCATATCACTAACTGTGAACCATCAAAATTTCCAGGCTGTCCTTGCTGCTGCTGTCCGTTTAGGTGGTGGAGTTATGGGCATCAATGTTGTGTCCAGCTGTAACCATGCATCCCAAGTATTACAAGAACGTGCATCAAGAGCTGGCCTCAGAATCATATACAGCTTACAAATTGAGAGTGAAATCAATTTAACGAGAGAGATCACACATTTCATTACTAGTAAAGTGGTAAGAGTAAATCTCTCAGGTCATATGATAAGGCATTTTTGTTAGgtcagaagaaaaaggagaaaatgacaATCATCACTGTCTCAACAGCAGTCATTGTATTTTAAGTATGTCATAGTATATATAAAATCAGAAACTGCATGTTTGTTTCTGGTAAAGGCTCTCATTCAGTAATTATCACTATATGATTACTTCCATGCTTCAGTTTTGTTCAAGGATTTGTTATCAGTTTTGAGACTCATAACAGTTTACAAATAAGGATTTTCTGTGTATCTCCTCTCATTCTTGATAACTCTTCAATTGTGCTAACTCACTtattatgtcatttttttttttttttctcagatgttATGGTTTTTATAAAGACATTTGACAGAAGTACACTGACAAAAAAGTAACTGCATTATTTTCAGAGAGGGAAAAGTCCCCTATAATGATGTTCTTTTATATCTTGATAGAGACGTTTAGTGATTCTGATTATTATGTGCAATAGATTGTAAATCAATTCACACTTTGATATCTGCCCTTGATAAAATCCAAGGGGCATTCATTTCTGTAATCATAGTAATTTCATTATTATCTTCCTTTTCAGAATCTTGGTGGAGTGGTGATAGTGCTATTAAGTACTAGTGAACTAAATATCTTCAGTGCTGAAGTGGATGAACAAATGTTAAGGAAAGCTAGGCTTCATTGGGTGCTTTCAACTTTGGGAGGTGAACCATTAGCTGGGGAACTATCTGAAGAAGGGGTAACAGAATGCACTCACTTTATTTATAGAGGAGCCTGCAATGTAAATATTATAGAATTATATGCATGAAATATTGGTGCCATATTGTGATATTTGGTGATGACTtaacttttacatatattttctgaGAACATGCTGTTTATATCATCTTGTTCACTGATAATGGATTCTTCCTACAGTTAAAGAAGAAGTTAGATGGCTCACTTTTGATAGAAGCTCACTCACCTGTCATCCCAGGATTCAGTCAATATTTTGCTGCTGCCATCCACAGTAATACATCTGTGGTAGCCCCACTGGCTAGGCAGTACATTGAGACCTTCTCCCATTGTGAGCCTGAGGTAACTTCCTTGAACTTGTAGCCAACACCTGAGCAAGGAATATAAAGATTTACATGGTAGATCATAAGGGGGAGGTTAcataaaagttggtgactgagtttggaaaagtgagtgaaaggagaaagttgagagtaaatttgaataagagcaaggttattaggttcagcagggttgagagacaagttagtcaggatgtgagtttgaatggagaaaaattggaggaagcgaagtgttttagatatctgggagtggacttagcagcaaatggaaccatggaagtgagtcatagtgtgggggagggggctaaagttctaaGTTctaagagagatgaagaatgtaagaaaagaGAGACCAATATCTTGGAGAGCGAATTTTCATAAATTAGTCCAGTCATTGCTCTTGAGATGACATAAATAGCATTTCAATGAAGCAGTCAGAGGAGTCACAACAAATAAAGAGATTTTTATAATAAACATTTGGTCAGATGGGGGCAAAAGCGTGTAGATATAGCATGagggactagaggtgaaaaacagatccactTATTATTGGGAATAATGTCTGTTGGAATAATCTTATTGGATAATGTGtaggatatacatacacataacatcATAATTTTTGACCTGTCATCTCACCAGTGGATATGGCTGGGGTTCTAAGCACTTTAGGAGTTTCATGTTAAGAGAATTTACTATTAATGTTTTTAGAGATGCTGTTTAGGTATAATGGGTATAATGCTCTCCTGTTTTGGTTTATTTTAGGCTTTGCAATTGTCATCATCCCTTTGCTCGCAATTGGGTCTGAAAGAATTGGCAAAACTGGTTAGTGGCTCCCCAACTACTGCAACTGTAAAGGCTGTGTCATCCCTTGCAGCTGCATTTCGTTTAGTGCAGATAGAAAGGTGTTCTACAGGGGTCCATTGCCTCCAAGCTCTACGTCATGGTCTTCACCAGGGTAGGTCATACCTATGGCATCAGAGAGAGATGTAAGATTGATGATGCATAAGAGTATATTCCTCGGAAGTGTGCTTCTGCTGTATTCTTTCCTCAGAAATAGATATTTTTTGTAGGATTATCATGAGATATCAGTACATAGTGAATTACTTTATCATATTCATGGGGAAGTTGCAATATTAGTTGCATGCATTTATATGAATTGTTTCTCTATGGAAAATGCATATTTCCTTAGTTTGTATGAGGATAGGCATGAAACAGGGAGTATATTTTGTAGGCAAATAGTTATGTTACAATAATACAGGTACATGGCAGAGATCTTCAGTTCTTACTTGTTGGAAAAATAATTTAATCATGAATGCTAAACTATCTGGGAGGATATACCCCATTTTAGAAACACTACTTgtaaactgggagtcctgtttatgTGTGagagtttcttttcttctgaacagttgatcCATTTATACAAAGTATTGATcaatccttgtatggagtactgctctcacatctgggatggctctAACCTTGTATCCTTTCTTAACAAACTTGAATTGAAAGCAGCCCAACTTATCAAATCTCCTCAGCTAACTTAAAAACTTAGCCCACTTACGTTATGCctcattgttggttcactttccgaATTCGGTAGAAATTACTTTGggttttgttcccgagagctggcagcTTGTGTGCTCTCCCACTAGTTAGACCATGCAGTACACAGCAAGATGCTGTACCACATGATTATGGGCGCTGACAACTTGAGGGTGGGTCattttgattactgtttctttccttatactttaagctttggagctctgtaccctctcatgtctttcccaattagGATGGGCAGGTGGTTGAAGTGTAGTGAATTAACTGTTTGTTAATTATCCTATCTTGTCTGTTCTGGACACAACCCATCTCTCCAACAAAACAAACATTGATTCAGCATAGTGTCTATCCATGTCTCTGATtctcattccctctgggaactccttcaaaggggtggtcatggcagaagagtctccataactgttgcaCTCCAGCATATCTCAAGATCCTTCACAACCAAGCCAAaacttctttactgaaaacactGAACATTTACTCTTCATTTGTCCACATTCACCCTGTAAGGACATATGTATTACTCCATACATTTTGCCATATCATCCCATACATTGGATGTAGCTGGCCTTATGAACACTATGGGGCCCCACAGAAGGGGATCCTGGGGCAGAAAGTTATGGTTAGGCATTCACAGGTATATGTAATTGTAGGTAGACAATATGAGTAGACAAAGAATAAGGATATGAATTTATTTTGTTATTCATGTCATTAACTACATGTTGCAGATGTACTGAAGGCTTTGTTAAAGCTTTCTTTCACTGTGGATGGTGGTGCTGACAGGATCCGCTACACTGTTGATGGTCACCTTGTCAACACTTTTACCATTAAGCATGTTACTTCTCGAGGGCTACATCAGGTCAGTTGGAGGATATGAATCTAGAGATGAAatgtttcttgatgtttttgtttATACATTTTGCCTAGTTTCATTTGATATGTTAATTGTGGTTTCATTTCCAGTAAAATGCCTTCCAGAGTTCACATAATGTTACAAACAGAAGCCTCTACATTAAACCTCAAAGCTACATAAATTGATTTTATAAAGAAAGTTAGGTGCTATTTAAAAAGAATGAAGATAGATTCTTGGAAAGGTATATTCCACCATTTCATCAGTGGAGCACTGAAGTGAAgcaacacaaaaagaaaaaagaaaaattagtaGTGATAGGAAGCAGAGGACTTTTATAAAATGTAATGAGGCAGTTACAGTGGTTGTAAATGTATGTCAAGTGAGAAAGCAGTGATGTACCAATAAGTAATTTTGCAGTTTGATAAGATACTCGgattttttctttacttactttTTGATTGCACTTTTATGGATTAATGAGGTATTGCAGTGCAGACTGGTTAGAGATTTGTGAAGAGGGAAtacatgaaatgaaatgttttttcaGTATATACAGTCATCAAGAATTTAGATAGGATTTTTTTGGGTTGGTTAATTGATTCAGATATCCTGCATAAACTTGGTAGTACCAAAATGTTAAGCATTCttagaaaagtaaaagaaaacttaaaaaatATAAGCAATTTTTTTACTATAGGTTTTGTGGGTAATGGTAAGGTATTACAATTTAAATATCACCGTGtaagatgatacagcgctggtggctgattcatgtgagaaactgcagaagctggtgactgagtttggtaaagtgtgtgaaagaagaaagttaagagtaaatgtgaataagagcaaggttattaggtacagtagggttgagggtcaagtcaattgggaggtgagtttgaatggagaaaaactggaggaagtgaagtgttttagatatctgggagtggatctggcagcggatggaaccatggaagcggaagtggatcatagggtgggggagggggcgaaaattttgggagccttgaaaaatgtgtggaagtcgagaacattatctcggaaagcaaaaatgggtatgtttgaaggaatagtggttccaacaatgttgtatggttgcgaggcgtgggctatggatagagttgtgcgcaggaggatggatgtgctggaaatgagatgtttgaggacaatgtgtggtgtgaggtggtttgatcgagtaagtaacgtaagggtaagagagatgtgtggaaataaaaagagtaaaaTGCATCGATTTCTTCATACATGCATACTTGTGGTAGTACAATGTGAAATGGTTTGTCCTCCATCTCAAGCAAGAGAGAATAAAGATGAAAACAGAAAATTATCTTGAAATTTACCTAGTTTTTGTCCCATATACTCTGATGACCTCAGAACTTTATTTATATGCCACATTAATACATGAAACATTAGATGATTTGTAAAAACCTTCTTTTACAATGTGGACATATGTCAGGATTGTGCTTCTTATTTCTGTTTCATTGTTGCCACACCTTTGAATAGGTGGGTGTATACCGTGAGGATACAGGGGTGGTATGGTCCCCTGGGAAGATGTTTGGATCTGTCAGTCAAGAACTTGGAGAACATGGCCGTGAAGGGAGAACTCTTGGCTTGGTATcagtggaagaaaaggaggaagatagGGCTGTTAAGGCTATTTTATTAACACATGAAGTAAGTAAAGATACAGCATCATTCACACAGTATTCTTGCCATATGAAAATGGATATTCATGATTTTACTGTCAGTAACGTTCATATCACCTTGGTGTTGAATTTCCATTTGTAATCTGATGCAGTATCATTCACACATTATTCTTGCTTAATAGAAATGGATATCATGGATATTCATGATTTTACTATCAGTAATGTTCATATCACTTCTGCTGTTGAATTTCCGTTTGTAATCTGAGAGTAAAACTTTAATGGCAGCAATATGGTGCTACCTTTCCTACACCTGTTTGTAATGTCATTCTGCTGTTTGTTGTATCAAGTATGAtggttctttttcttttatctaggCATTCATTTTGGCTGTCGGGCATAAAATAGGTTTAAATCATGAGTGTTGCTTTGTGGTCTGGCATCCCTCTTCCCTAAATAATTGATAATTCTGTACATATTTAGAAGCTGACTTACTGCTGCAAACAGTGTCTCAACTCAacctgtatgatgataatgaataaatcatGCAGAGCTTTGCAAAATGTTTAGGGGGCTACACAGATTCTGAAAGAGACCATGCCTGATCTGCACCATTCAGAACACTAAAATAGCTGTCATGTTTTGAGTTCCTCCTCGTATCCCTTCCTTTAGGTGACTGACAGTTTATTTTAGATCTGCATAGTCTTTAGAATAAGATATTTTTAGTGAAAGCTCTCATTAATGTATTCTTGATTCTTGAAATGTTTGGATTCGTATTTTAATCTCGACTTTTTTCTGTCAGTCTTGAGTCTTAAGTTCTCATACTTAGAGGCATTACTGTATTTTCACCAGAATTTTCATGATAGATATATTTAACTTTATCACTCAGATTGAACAAGAATGGTCTAAGGTTAACTGTTGTCATCTGTAATAAGATTTTCAAAATAGAGGAGGGTATGAGTCCAAAACTCATACTGAAATGATATAGTCTCCCGTGGTGAGTCTCAAGTAGATCAGTTAGTGGAATGTATATGATTTTCTTGGATGGGAATtcaagaggttttttttttcatcaaaattttAGTGTTTTCATGTATTAAAAAGTTAATGGGATACTTTGTTGTACTTGGTGAGGGGTTTCTCTAATTACTTCAGGGAAATGAGGAATAAGAAAAGAGTACAGAAATATGGCTAAATTTAGGGAGCAGGTTTTCTGTGAAGATTTCAAACAAATGCAGGTTACCTGAGGTAATGATAGAAGCCCATGATGCTGCTGTAAGAGGTAATCACTTATGAAATGCTAGAGTCCTGTTGGTGGCTAGGGATGATCCTTGTCAGAGAGTTGTGGGCAACATGATATCCCAAGGCCTGTAAGAGTACAAGATGATGGCGTTGACTGATTAAAGGAATGGTGATATCATAGTGTAGGACTGATATTACGTTACTGATTAACCACAGTTAAGCAGTCTTTAGTAAgaatactattattttcatttgttaTCATTGTTCCCATTTACTTATAGTGAATCAGATGCATGCATCCTCTCTGTTCCCATATACTCATCTTTCCTCAGCTCATAGCCAATATATTGAAATGTAACATGGGCTTCcatatttacataaacactttttactttttcactttgcatATTTAGTTGATGTGCCTGGTGAGTCTAAAGTCTCCATTTTTATCTCCACAGTTATTCATAAGAAAATATTATATGTCTGGCTGTTTATTGTCATTGATACCATTTCCTGGTAATATTAAAAGTGTTAACTAACGTTTTGTTGATTTTATTAACTATCATtgaatttctccattcaatccaGTAAAAGTGGACCTGCATAAATGCCAATAAGCCATATATCCCAGGTAGGCCTGTCCAAGGTTAAGAAAAGTTTCTTACCACTTTAGATTTCTTTTAGTTCTGTTGCTAACATTTCCTTTATTTGGAAACAGGACTATGTAGGACGAACATGGGCATTTTCTGTGCTAGTGGTCGCATGTTTGGGGGTGATAGTATCACTCTATGTTGCTGTGTATGTGGCCCTACGTGTGTGTGATGGAACTCTCGCTGGTCCACAGGTAGGAACTTTACCTTTATCTTATTGTGACCTACTGTAAGGATAAAGCATCTTTAACTGAACAGTATATATGAATTTGCAGTACTATAAAGTGATTTATGAATGTGTGCCTCTTTTTAACTTTCGGTGGCATTTTAGTTTGAAGCCTTAAGATTAGGGATTTTATTTAGAAGGTAtaattacattgaaatgtataattaAACAAGGAAAGATGAGTCAGGAAATTTTGAAACTGATATTTTTGaaaatgcaaataaaaagagtatttCCATGTGACTAGGTTCTAGGTGCAGTGCTGCTGTTGGGGGTGATGGGAATCTATGCTTCATGTgtggtttatgttctgccacccACTTCCATCACCTGTGCAGTTCGTGAGTGGGCACCACCCATGTGCCTAGCGCTCTGTTATGGCATCCTTCTTGTCAAGTCCATGCATCTGCGTGCCCTGGTGTCAGTTGGTGTTGGGGGAGAAGTAAGTACTGAGACGTGTATGATAGTTATTTTGACTGAGAATGCACTTGTTATCTCATTTTCTTAGCCGTATGTACAGTAAAATGCTACTGAGATTTGTATACATTTACTTCATAGTTAAAGTTATTTAGTTCTGGTGTGTCATTACTTATCTTGGTTAGCTTAATGTCATTATAGAAATACTGAGGACTAACCAAAAGACTAAGCAAGCTTAAGATGATGTATAGTAGCCAGAGTAGaatttttattatcataaaaAGGATCAATATTCTTAGCTTCGTAGAGCACTCTAATTCTTATCGTCAAAGACTTAGTGTTGTTTATTTCTTATTCCTATTTCACAGTATAAGGCTGCAAAAAGTAAACTCTTTGATGCATAAAACACCCTTGAGAAAAGTATAGAAATGCTGTAGAAAGCACTAAGGAAATGTGATGAAATAAGAACAGCTAAAATATAAAAGAGGCCTGAATGAGTCTTCTTGGTCACCAGAATCTGAGAAGTATATATGCTTGGGGGTAGCCTTACACAACTATAAGGATTTCATTTGCTCAAATTTCATTCTTAGTATCAGCGGGAGACTTTGTGCCACGTGTGATTGTTGCAGTTGGCCGTCTAAATGAATTTGTTTGCACAGACTTGATTCTTGAGGTCAGTATTATGATTCTTGCTGAATTGCAATTGGCTACTTGGCTAAGGAGATTTGTAAGTATTTTCTATACAAGACATAAATAGGCATGTTTTCTCAAAAACAGTCGTTTCTTCATGCATATTTCTCCTTGTTATTACGATACCTATGCCAAAACTGTTAAAGTTGGCCTAATAATAGTTTAGAAGATTCTAAGCAAATCTTCCATGTAACATGTGTCTTCTAGCAAAGGGCTTACTAGGCTCAAGACACATTAATTGGACAGAGTGGATTCCCTATATCAATGTGATTGTTGTACATAACCCAGTGATTTTAGAAAAGATATGTAAAGATGTTCAGAATGATGTTCCACACCAAACATTGCAGCTAGCATgttaattgtgaaaaaaaaaatgcttttagaATATGGTAAGTTTCCagtatatccatatatacattcatgGCAGAATGAGGAGGGATATGACTGTCTTTCTTCATTTAAATTGTCACAGCACAAACATATGTTTATGGTTGCCATTTCTTCACCCTCCTAATGTTGTAGCCCGCTCGTTGCAATGATACATTTGCCTTAAAGTTATTAGCCTGAAATTTTTTAATGCAACTAATATCGGATAAGATATAGTGGTAAAGTATCAGTTTATTCCCACCGCTGTATTTCCTTATGGAAATGTATAGTATCGATACATTTCTTACTCTTAGTGGAAGTGTTTTTGACCAGTAATGCTCgtgaaatatattattttttgtgcTACAATGTTAAATTAATGATTGTGGGAAGTGGTATGAAGATGAGGAAAACTGAGACTAATTATTGTAAAAGTGGGTGAAACATTCTTAAAAGTCAGTTGAACCAACAGAAACCTTTCATAACTTCCTCAAACAGCTGAAATTTATGGGAGAAATATACCAACATCTGCTGGGAACTGTGTGAGATAAGTGTTTGTGAAAATGATGGGTGGAGGTACCACCAGCTGCCCAGTGTATTGTCTTTCTGTTGATAGTTTTTGCGAGTTGGTGTAATGTTTAATCATGGGTGTGTTTGATATGTCTTGACAAGTGTTTATCACTGAAAATTAAAGTGAATCTTGGCTATTTGGTGTAGTCTTATGAGGTTTTCAtatgttctgttgatttctacaaGAATTTCATGTACAGTAATCACATTTCCCTGATATTCTTAGTCCTCCACACTCTTATATCTTTGTTATTTTAGGATAACTACATGCTCCAGATCATGCAGAGCTGGTCTGTATCATTTCTACTGAGTGTAAGGAGTGTGTTGATACCACATTtgttgaatttcataagaaataGTATCAAGAGTAAAGTCATATTTCTCCAGTAGAACTCCTCTCTAAGTATTGTCTACTAATTCAAAAAGTATTGTAACACTAATGCTTTaagttttgtttttattatttttgttattatcctTGGTGGGGATGCACTGTTTCTAAAAAGTGATTTTTAGTTAATACTCAACATTTTCGT
Proteins encoded in this region:
- the LOC139754086 gene encoding uncharacterized protein isoform X4 yields the protein MCDVSIGVRVYDACGDPDMALRQTLRLLQDTQPPHPPLLGVVATGSSRVVSGTAIPLHAFKTPILITDARAAHTVTPADNVFTTAPHLSDQLQAVLAAAVRLGGGVMGINVVSSCNHASQVLQERASRAGLRIIYSLQIESEINLTREITHFITSKVNLGGVVIVLLSTSELNIFSAEVDEQMLRKARLHWVLSTLGGEPLAGELSEEGVTECTHFIYRGACNLKKKLDGSLLIEAHSPVIPGFSQYFAAAIHSNTSVVAPLARQYIETFSHCEPEALQLSSSLCSQLGLKELAKLVSGSPTTATVKAVSSLAAAFRLVQIERCSTGVHCLQALRHGLHQDVLKALLKLSFTVDGGADRIRYTVDGHLVNTFTIKHVTSRGLHQVGVYREDTGVVWSPGKMFGSVSQELGEHGREGRTLGLVSVEEKEEDRAVKAILLTHEDYVGRTWAFSVLVVACLGVIVSLYVAVYVALRVCDGTLAGPQVLGAVLLLGVMGIYASCVVYVLPPTSITCAVREWAPPMCLALCYGILLVKSMHLRALVSVGVGGEVSQVNLHVSLLFMLSVQGALCVLGHAGGLGIGEEPLVKTGLDGERQCGQKRTATLATRVYLILLLFLSLILATVNRKIQRNHNEGRWLLLTSCVSAPVVGVWSVMSYLAPPTLEAPTTSVALLILASVVLGLIFIPKMRVIAQQAKEFRHKRLAAAASVSTIFTQMEEGPIGGVPPLQDGLKPLSGDSPCLHLNHPEALGSVRSSIASENSYKAAFSAAYGLQQQSPLNTPRRVMRNPIYDSSQGAYP
- the LOC139754086 gene encoding uncharacterized protein isoform X2 encodes the protein MMVNLSFLLMMTATLRGVKSSVDPPPLVLQGDVIIGIVADLHGREVSSGNCGAVGVRAVEQVGAAEWALDTINNQSQHDYTIGVRVYDACGDPDMALRQTLRLLQDTQPPHPPLLGVVATGSSRVVSGTAIPLHAFKTPILITDARAAHTVTPADNVFTTAPHLSDQLQAVLAAAVRLGGGVMGINVVSSCNHASQVLQERASRAGLRIIYSLQIESEINLTREITHFITSKVNLGGVVIVLLSTSELNIFSAEVDEQMLRKARLHWVLSTLGGEPLAGELSEEGLKKKLDGSLLIEAHSPVIPGFSQYFAAAIHSNTSVVAPLARQYIETFSHCEPEALQLSSSLCSQLGLKELAKLVSGSPTTATVKAVSSLAAAFRLVQIERCSTGVHCLQALRHGLHQDVLKALLKLSFTVDGGADRIRYTVDGHLVNTFTIKHVTSRGLHQVGVYREDTGVVWSPGKMFGSVSQELGEHGREGRTLGLVSVEEKEEDRAVKAILLTHEDYVGRTWAFSVLVVACLGVIVSLYVAVYVALRVCDGTLAGPQVLGAVLLLGVMGIYASCVVYVLPPTSITCAVREWAPPMCLALCYGILLVKSMHLRALVSVGVGGEVSQVNLHVSLLFMLSVQGALCVLGHAGGLGIGEEPLVKTGLDGERQCGQKRTATLATRVYLILLLFLSLILATVNRKIQRNHNEGRWLLLTSCVSAPVVGVWSVMSYLAPPTLEAPTTSVALLILASVVLGLIFIPKMRVIAQQAKEFRHKRLAAAASVSTIFTQMEEGPIGGVPPLQDGLKPLSGDSPCLHLNHPEALGSVRSSIASENSYKAAFSAAYGLQQQSPLNTPRRVMRNPIYDSSQGAYP
- the LOC139754086 gene encoding uncharacterized protein isoform X1, with the protein product MMVNLSFLLMMTATLRGVKSSVDPPPLVLQGDVIIGIVADLHGREVSSGNCGAVGVRAVEQVGAAEWALDTINNQSQHDYTIGVRVYDACGDPDMALRQTLRLLQDTQPPHPPLLGVVATGSSRVVSGTAIPLHAFKTPILITDARAAHTVTPADNVFTTAPHLSDQLQAVLAAAVRLGGGVMGINVVSSCNHASQVLQERASRAGLRIIYSLQIESEINLTREITHFITSKVNLGGVVIVLLSTSELNIFSAEVDEQMLRKARLHWVLSTLGGEPLAGELSEEGVTECTHFIYRGACNLKKKLDGSLLIEAHSPVIPGFSQYFAAAIHSNTSVVAPLARQYIETFSHCEPEALQLSSSLCSQLGLKELAKLVSGSPTTATVKAVSSLAAAFRLVQIERCSTGVHCLQALRHGLHQDVLKALLKLSFTVDGGADRIRYTVDGHLVNTFTIKHVTSRGLHQVGVYREDTGVVWSPGKMFGSVSQELGEHGREGRTLGLVSVEEKEEDRAVKAILLTHEDYVGRTWAFSVLVVACLGVIVSLYVAVYVALRVCDGTLAGPQVLGAVLLLGVMGIYASCVVYVLPPTSITCAVREWAPPMCLALCYGILLVKSMHLRALVSVGVGGEVSQVNLHVSLLFMLSVQGALCVLGHAGGLGIGEEPLVKTGLDGERQCGQKRTATLATRVYLILLLFLSLILATVNRKIQRNHNEGRWLLLTSCVSAPVVGVWSVMSYLAPPTLEAPTTSVALLILASVVLGLIFIPKMRVIAQQAKEFRHKRLAAAASVSTIFTQMEEGPIGGVPPLQDGLKPLSGDSPCLHLNHPEALGSVRSSIASENSYKAAFSAAYGLQQQSPLNTPRRVMRNPIYDSSQGAYP
- the LOC139754086 gene encoding uncharacterized protein isoform X5, giving the protein MMVNLSFLLMMTATLRGVKSSVDPPPLVLQGDVIIGIVADLHGREVSSGNCGAVGVRAVEQVGAAEWALDTINNQSQHDYTIGVRVYDACGDPDMALRQTLRLLQDTQPPHPPLLGVVATGSSRVVSGTAIPLHAFKTPILITDARAAHTVTPADNVFTTAPHLSDQLQAVLAAAVRLGGGVMGINVVSSCNHASQVLQERASRAGLRIIYSLQIESEINLTREITHFITSKVNLGGVVIVLLSTSELNIFSAEVDEQMLRKARLHWVLSTLGGEPLAGELSEEGVTECTHFIYRGACNLKKKLDGSLLIEAHSPVIPGFSQYFAAAIHSNTSVVAPLARQYIETFSHCEPEALQLSSSLCSQLGLKELAKLVSGSPTTATVKAVSSLAAAFRLVQIERCSTGVHCLQALRHGLHQDVLKALLKLSFTVDGGADRIRYTVDGHLVNTFTIKHVTSRGLHQVGVYREDTGVVWSPGKMFGSVSQELGEHGREGRTLGLVSVEEKEEDRAVKAILLTHEDYVGRTWAFSVLVVACLGVIVSLYVAVYVALRVCDGTLAGPQVLGAVLLLGVMGIYASCVVYVLPPTSITCAVREWAPPMCLALCYGILLVKSMHLRALVSVGVGGEVSQVNLHVSLLFMLSVQGALCVLGHAGGLGIGEEPLVKTGLDGERQCGQKRTATLATRVYLILLLFLSLILATVNRKIQRNHNEGRWLLLTSCVSAPVVGVWSVMSYLAPPTLEAPTTSVALLILASVVLGLIFIPKMRVIAQQAKEFRLRNVQQAILSATIWEQL
- the LOC139754086 gene encoding uncharacterized protein isoform X3 translates to MLKGEVVTYVLIEKQDYVRLRILGIGGVRVYDACGDPDMALRQTLRLLQDTQPPHPPLLGVVATGSSRVVSGTAIPLHAFKTPILITDARAAHTVTPADNVFTTAPHLSDQLQAVLAAAVRLGGGVMGINVVSSCNHASQVLQERASRAGLRIIYSLQIESEINLTREITHFITSKVNLGGVVIVLLSTSELNIFSAEVDEQMLRKARLHWVLSTLGGEPLAGELSEEGVTECTHFIYRGACNLKKKLDGSLLIEAHSPVIPGFSQYFAAAIHSNTSVVAPLARQYIETFSHCEPEALQLSSSLCSQLGLKELAKLVSGSPTTATVKAVSSLAAAFRLVQIERCSTGVHCLQALRHGLHQDVLKALLKLSFTVDGGADRIRYTVDGHLVNTFTIKHVTSRGLHQVGVYREDTGVVWSPGKMFGSVSQELGEHGREGRTLGLVSVEEKEEDRAVKAILLTHEDYVGRTWAFSVLVVACLGVIVSLYVAVYVALRVCDGTLAGPQVLGAVLLLGVMGIYASCVVYVLPPTSITCAVREWAPPMCLALCYGILLVKSMHLRALVSVGVGGEVSQVNLHVSLLFMLSVQGALCVLGHAGGLGIGEEPLVKTGLDGERQCGQKRTATLATRVYLILLLFLSLILATVNRKIQRNHNEGRWLLLTSCVSAPVVGVWSVMSYLAPPTLEAPTTSVALLILASVVLGLIFIPKMRVIAQQAKEFRHKRLAAAASVSTIFTQMEEGPIGGVPPLQDGLKPLSGDSPCLHLNHPEALGSVRSSIASENSYKAAFSAAYGLQQQSPLNTPRRVMRNPIYDSSQGAYP